GCGTCTTGATCAGGTGCCGGAGCGTGTCGCGGTCAAGGAGACCGTGCTCGTTATGATCGAGATGGATCGATTAATTCGACTCGTTATGGCCGGTGTCGGGTTGTTGTCGAGTCGTTCGTACGTGCGGGCGTCGTCCACGTGCCCGAGGCCTTTTTCGACGTATACGGACGACGATCATCGATCCCTTGTCCGCCTTCTTCATGACGATGTCGGTGCGTTTGCTCAGTCGCTCGAGGGCGGCGCGTTCGGACGCATCCAGATTCTGGAAGATCTTGTTTCTCGGCCTAGACTCGGCCAGAGCTCGTCTCGTTCGCGTTATGTACGCCTCGAGGGCGGCGTTTTTCGTGGTCGGCGGCTGCCATTCGAGACCGTTCTGAACGGCGGTGTGGGTAGTCGGTAGGCGTGTTCGTTCGTGACGTCGTCCGGAGCAAATTTTTTTTTtgggtccacttcacacacacatcccggatatatagcccggataagtttaacttgcacgtgcacggtagaccattctcacgtgcacgcatggcTCACGATCATGatttagtagttcgaaatgtgttgttatgctaacagatcgtgggaattgcgctttctctgcgagcagttaccacactgagtaagcaacagtggcagtgaaaggagagccccaatacggggaatgttggttgctacaaaccgttttctttgcagaaatcgactttctcgagaaactgttgactccagaaaagctttacgtgatgcagttattatacaagacggcagaggtttgtacattttgctaattagTTGATAGTAGTTGAtgaactaattattaatttattagaataaagtatttagtaacattatagcacagtttatgtatttatggtagtatttttaaCCTTAAAtatgatttaataaatagtaatttataatttataagtgtatatacagtagtgacCAAAGTATTTGctgggcaagaaatttcaagggtttttcagtatgtctgtatttgggtggaagcacaaaatactaataaagcgacttcttggtcaatgtttgtcatgcaatggCAAAATCGAGACTACTTGGTatagaattgagtctaaatcagttggttgttgcaatttaagattatagttacaacctagttaaaagccgattaagtttacattacaacttatcaaagcatattcaatgcaaacaatattacaacctttgaaaacaaactaacttatccATTTGTGATCACATCAGCACctatttccattctgtaggccagaatatgatgaaaatcaacaaaaaacctacccggcaaatacttttgtccactactgtatatactagtaactattgcagaagaacctgtttattaatcatgtactctgctgttaccgcaattaatttgtttgcataagaaatgtatggcaaacagacagaattacaggaagttgttgatctggacagtctgttgccacagaacacagtttttcattagcctaaaatacgtagaatcaatccatgatccattttaacaataaaattaaaacacacacaatgaagatgcctatttttctagtgggtgcacagtttgctggactTAAAACaggaatgacttgttctgaacactcattctgaacactctaactacaatctgttcctctctttatatcaaggaatatgaaCATAGACAGTTTACTCAACTCAAAAAATCTTGTATCCTTGTACAGTTTAGATGGCATTAggggtatttgttttcaaacttattgtcaGATTGTGGTTTCTCTTTGCTCTCTGGTGGATTCGTTTGGggataatgtttctgttgaatatGTTGGTTGTGGCTTTggctttcatgaacaaacttggacgtcctgctgatgctggacgggtagaaaaggacttgaagtgtcgtctagctacagcagtaGGTTGCACTcgaatctttttcttttgttttctgactcccacctctttaccaaacatatgtagagcagaaagcagtcgcTGCTGTGTACCAGGTGAATGGATTCCTTTGCCTCGTAGTTTCCAATAATTGAAACAAAACCTTTCTACTGCAACTATGAagctgtctgtgacatgacTTTCATGCAGCCCTTCCTTGATATCTGTAGTGACCTGTAGTACTCTTTCAATGACGTCCCTTGACTTTTCATAGCTTCCTGtgttaattggttgtgcttgatctctttgaaatgtattgctaaAATCAATGTTGTCGTCAGCTACAGTTGCCACTTTAGTTGTATCACAGGAACAAGGggcaattttttcaaaggaacGTTTGATATCTTCATCAGACCAATTCACACTGATTGAAAGAGACTTTAgatgttcttcttctgctCTTTGGTGGACACTACTGTAAAAGGAAATGGGTTGGCAGTGTTGTCCtaatgccactgctgcaaaaagCTGACGGCCTTGAGGCGAATACGTTGGGATAGTATTGACACTGCTTTTGCGatacttcattgctgctgcaaattggtgtttgcaaggtTGAGTTTGCATTCCGATGGGACAGGTGCACTCACCcagttgtaagtctactatCCACGTTCTATTCTTGTCTGACTGACTCACAACAGTATAAACGTCTGGGTCATCTGTTGCGACAATGTCGTCAGATGGAATGGTGTGTGCTTTCATTCCTGTCACAGTAAATcttgtagagacaaaatgatctaatctgtttgtggcaa
The sequence above is drawn from the Corticium candelabrum chromosome 8, ooCorCand1.1, whole genome shotgun sequence genome and encodes:
- the LOC134183434 gene encoding uncharacterized protein LOC134183434, with the protein product MVTSVASRSIRVTKSPESRMYLFCSSPLWARASGYYRSIGHRVLVYFAQKVELLCSDAARRLDQVPERVAVKETVLVMIEMDRLIRLVMAGVGLLSSRSYVRASSTCPRPFSTYTDDDHRSLVRLLHDDVGAFAQSLEGGAFGRIQILEDLVSRPRLGQSSSRSRYVRLEGGVFRGRRLPFETVLNGGVGSR